The following proteins are encoded in a genomic region of Opisthocomus hoazin isolate bOpiHoa1 chromosome 4, bOpiHoa1.hap1, whole genome shotgun sequence:
- the NXPH1 gene encoding neurexophilin-1 isoform X2, which yields MYVSVLPVTCANLTNGGKTELLKSGNSKSTLKHIWTESSKDLSISRLLSQTFRGKENDTDLDLRYDAPETYSEQDLWDWLRNSTDLQEPRPRAKRRPIVKTGKFKKMFGWGDFHSNIKTVKLNLLITGKIVDHGNGTFSVYFRHNSTGQGNVSVSLVPPTKIVEFDLAQQTVIDAKDSKSFNCRIEYEKVDKATKNTLCNYDPSKTCYQEQTQSHVSWLCSKPFKVICIYISFYSTDYKLVQKVCPDYNYHSDTPYFPSG from the coding sequence gttACCTGTGCAAATTTAACAAATGGAGGAAAAACAGAACTTCTAAAATCAGGAAACTCCAAATCCACACTAAAGCACATATGGACAGAAAGTAGCAAAGACTTGTCCATCAGTCGACTGCTGTCACAGACTTTTCGTGGAAAGGAAAATGATACAGATTTGGACCTGCGATATGATGCCCCAGAAACttattctgagcaagatctctgGGACTGGCTGAGGAACTCCACAGATCTGCAAGAGCCTCGGCCCAGAGCAAAGAGACGGCCCATCGTCAAGACTGGgaaatttaagaaaatgtttggCTGGGGCGATTTTCATTCCAACATCAAGACTGTGAAGCTAAATCTGTTAATAACAGGGAAAATCGTTGACCATGGCAATGGGACGTTTAGTGTTTACTTCAGGCATAACTCCACTGGTCAAGGGAATGTATCTGTGAGCCTAGTGCCCCCTACAAAAATAGTGGAGTTTGACTTGGCACAACAGACGGTGATTGATGCCAAAGATTCCAAGTCCTTTAACTGTCGAATCGAGTACGAAAAGGTTGACAAGGCTACCAAGAACACACTCTGCAACTATGACCCTTCAAAAACCTGTTACCAGGAGCAGACCCAGAGCCATGTGTCATGGCTTTGCTCCAAGCCCTTTAAAGTAATCTGTATTTACATTTCCTTTTATAGTACAGATTATAAACTAGTACAGAAGGTGTGTCCTGATTACAACTACCACAGTGATACACCCTACTTCCCATCAGGGTGA
- the NXPH1 gene encoding neurexophilin-1 isoform X1 has protein sequence MQAVYWYAVLLLQPTLYLVTCANLTNGGKTELLKSGNSKSTLKHIWTESSKDLSISRLLSQTFRGKENDTDLDLRYDAPETYSEQDLWDWLRNSTDLQEPRPRAKRRPIVKTGKFKKMFGWGDFHSNIKTVKLNLLITGKIVDHGNGTFSVYFRHNSTGQGNVSVSLVPPTKIVEFDLAQQTVIDAKDSKSFNCRIEYEKVDKATKNTLCNYDPSKTCYQEQTQSHVSWLCSKPFKVICIYISFYSTDYKLVQKVCPDYNYHSDTPYFPSG, from the coding sequence gttACCTGTGCAAATTTAACAAATGGAGGAAAAACAGAACTTCTAAAATCAGGAAACTCCAAATCCACACTAAAGCACATATGGACAGAAAGTAGCAAAGACTTGTCCATCAGTCGACTGCTGTCACAGACTTTTCGTGGAAAGGAAAATGATACAGATTTGGACCTGCGATATGATGCCCCAGAAACttattctgagcaagatctctgGGACTGGCTGAGGAACTCCACAGATCTGCAAGAGCCTCGGCCCAGAGCAAAGAGACGGCCCATCGTCAAGACTGGgaaatttaagaaaatgtttggCTGGGGCGATTTTCATTCCAACATCAAGACTGTGAAGCTAAATCTGTTAATAACAGGGAAAATCGTTGACCATGGCAATGGGACGTTTAGTGTTTACTTCAGGCATAACTCCACTGGTCAAGGGAATGTATCTGTGAGCCTAGTGCCCCCTACAAAAATAGTGGAGTTTGACTTGGCACAACAGACGGTGATTGATGCCAAAGATTCCAAGTCCTTTAACTGTCGAATCGAGTACGAAAAGGTTGACAAGGCTACCAAGAACACACTCTGCAACTATGACCCTTCAAAAACCTGTTACCAGGAGCAGACCCAGAGCCATGTGTCATGGCTTTGCTCCAAGCCCTTTAAAGTAATCTGTATTTACATTTCCTTTTATAGTACAGATTATAAACTAGTACAGAAGGTGTGTCCTGATTACAACTACCACAGTGATACACCCTACTTCCCATCAGGGTGA